From the Gordonia bronchialis DSM 43247 genome, one window contains:
- a CDS encoding LuxR C-terminal-related transcriptional regulator, with amino-acid sequence MSRRQLDDAGLTALFLLCGVGLYLAGLNKIGGLSVVGVPTWFSLVTLSVAAAFQLTRSTRPALTLTATTVVLVVDVVTVSSIGVWLVFSDTVYAACVYGGARLVRTLHVIVVLVCAGGLTLAAIETGTADWRPLFLVSLWLIAFVASPLAYGHAVREHRNALAAERERAAALAQLAERERSEAVADERHRLARELHDVIAGRLSAIAMHSAAALEYPTNPVLTDKVLRSIRESSVDALREMRGMIDLLAEDATNVSPTHETATLRRLDRLVHPIVESGTTVELRCPPELVDSSCDTDTLAIPPLVDIAAYRIITESVHNAVRHAPGQPIRVEVTEHDTQLVLDIRNPLAATPRIPARHVGRGIDNMRTRSRAVGGHLTAAPDDGEFVVRAGDAVLAHEVTKTVISALGPREAGHVSTPTTDTLDALTERERDVLRCVSDGLSNAEIAAALVISEATVKTHVSRILMKLGLQSRVQAAIFFRDGT; translated from the coding sequence TTGAGTCGACGGCAGCTCGACGATGCCGGGCTGACCGCACTGTTCCTGCTGTGCGGGGTCGGGCTTTATCTGGCCGGTCTCAACAAGATCGGCGGTCTGAGCGTCGTGGGTGTACCCACGTGGTTCTCGCTCGTCACCCTGTCCGTGGCCGCGGCGTTCCAGTTGACCCGATCGACACGCCCGGCTCTCACCCTCACGGCGACGACCGTTGTCCTGGTGGTGGACGTGGTCACGGTGTCGTCCATCGGCGTGTGGCTTGTGTTCTCCGACACCGTCTATGCCGCGTGTGTCTACGGGGGCGCACGCCTGGTGCGGACCCTGCACGTCATCGTCGTGCTGGTGTGCGCAGGTGGCCTGACACTCGCCGCAATCGAGACCGGAACCGCCGATTGGCGACCGCTGTTCCTGGTGAGTCTGTGGCTCATCGCCTTCGTCGCCTCCCCGCTCGCCTACGGCCACGCGGTCCGCGAGCATCGCAATGCCCTTGCCGCCGAACGTGAACGGGCCGCCGCACTCGCGCAACTCGCCGAACGCGAACGGTCCGAAGCCGTTGCCGACGAGCGGCACCGGCTCGCCCGAGAGCTCCACGACGTCATCGCCGGACGGCTCTCGGCGATCGCCATGCATTCCGCTGCCGCACTGGAGTACCCGACGAATCCGGTACTCACCGACAAGGTGCTGCGCTCGATACGGGAGAGCAGCGTCGACGCCCTGCGCGAGATGCGGGGGATGATCGACCTGCTGGCCGAGGACGCCACAAACGTGTCGCCGACCCACGAAACGGCCACCCTGCGTCGGCTCGACAGGCTGGTCCACCCCATCGTCGAATCCGGCACCACGGTCGAATTGCGGTGCCCACCAGAGCTTGTGGATTCGTCATGCGACACCGATACGCTGGCGATACCGCCGCTGGTGGACATCGCCGCCTACCGCATCATCACCGAGTCGGTCCACAACGCTGTCCGGCACGCACCCGGTCAACCCATCCGCGTCGAGGTGACCGAGCACGACACCCAACTCGTCCTCGACATCCGCAATCCACTGGCGGCCACACCGAGGATTCCGGCACGCCACGTCGGGCGCGGGATCGACAACATGCGCACCCGCTCGCGGGCGGTCGGCGGGCACCTCACCGCCGCACCCGATGATGGGGAGTTCGTGGTCCGGGCCGGGGATGCGGTACTCGCTCACGAGGTGACCAAGACGGTGATCAGCGCCCTCGGGCCGCGCGAGGCGGGCCACGTTTCGACGCCAACCACCGACACCCTCGACGCCCTGACCGAGCGAGAACGCGACGTCCTGCGATGCGTGAGCGACGGGCTGAGCAATGCGGAGATCGCCGCTGCCCTCGTCATCTCCGAGGCGACGGTGAAGACACACGTCTCGCGGATCCTGATGAAGCTGGGCCTTCAGTCGCGAGTGCAGGCCGCGATCTTCTTCCGCGACGGCACGTGA
- a CDS encoding NAD-dependent epimerase/dehydratase family protein yields MRTLLLGARGAVGSVVRDQLLRAGHDVTRAGRTAEADAVIDLHGGDLDALSTLTEEHDVVVNASGVERVDLARATGRTPLIEISATGSYLDALRSVAPEHAVVLGAGLIPGLSTVMVQSLRADTGDDVDVLVMLGSGEHHGPAAVDWTANLVGTDVYAPPEDGRVRNLTTSVRATGPDGRTRRYLRADFPDHVLVGGTNGLCIRAYLTLSSAPMTVALGLVGRLPALRGAMASSPHLGSADWHLLVHNRRTSEQRHARGTGQSEATGRLTALAAIRAAQNTPPGPVTMADLVTLDEALEVLD; encoded by the coding sequence ATGAGGACGCTGTTGCTGGGCGCTCGCGGTGCGGTGGGCTCGGTCGTCCGAGATCAACTGCTGCGCGCCGGACACGACGTGACCCGGGCCGGTCGTACCGCCGAAGCCGACGCCGTGATCGACCTGCACGGCGGTGACCTCGACGCGCTGTCCACCCTCACCGAGGAGCACGACGTGGTGGTCAACGCCTCCGGAGTCGAGCGCGTGGATCTCGCCCGGGCAACCGGCCGCACGCCGCTGATCGAGATCTCGGCGACCGGAAGCTACCTAGACGCGCTGCGGTCGGTCGCGCCGGAGCACGCCGTCGTACTCGGCGCGGGCCTGATCCCCGGCCTGAGTACCGTCATGGTCCAATCGCTGCGCGCGGACACCGGCGATGACGTCGACGTGCTCGTGATGCTGGGCTCCGGAGAACACCACGGACCCGCCGCCGTCGACTGGACGGCGAACCTCGTCGGAACTGATGTTTACGCGCCCCCCGAGGACGGGCGGGTCCGCAATCTCACCACGAGTGTGCGCGCCACCGGGCCCGACGGCCGGACTCGAAGGTACCTGCGGGCCGACTTCCCCGATCACGTTCTGGTGGGCGGGACCAACGGTCTGTGTATCCGCGCCTACCTGACCCTCAGCTCGGCACCGATGACCGTCGCACTCGGTCTCGTCGGACGTCTACCGGCCCTGCGTGGTGCGATGGCGAGCAGTCCGCATCTCGGCAGCGCCGACTGGCACCTGCTGGTTCACAACCGCCGCACCAGCGAGCAGCGTCATGCACGCGGTACCGGTCAATCGGAGGCCACCGGCCGTCTCACCGCTCTCGCCGCGATCCGCGCGGCGCAGAACACGCCGCCGGGCCCGGTCACCATGGCCGATCTTGTCACCCTCGACGAAGCCCTCGAGGTGCTCGATTGA
- a CDS encoding lysophospholipid acyltransferase family protein, with the protein MEPVYSAVITTARLLWLAEGLKFKVSGVENVPKTGPGVVAFNHTGYLDFTYAGIPAYLQGRRYVRFMAKKEVFDNKYGGPIMRALKHIPVDREQGGESYRTAVEYLKRGELVGVYPEATISRSFELKAFKSGAARMALEANAPIIPTVIWGAQRVWTKGHPKRLGRSNYKIMVGVAEPLEPIGDADALTAKLHKVMSEKLLELQDAYGEHPQGEFWVPARLGGSAPTLEEANRLDAQEKAERAAKRAAREDEGR; encoded by the coding sequence ATGGAACCCGTCTATTCCGCCGTCATCACCACCGCCCGACTGTTGTGGCTGGCCGAGGGCCTGAAGTTCAAGGTGTCGGGTGTGGAGAACGTCCCGAAGACCGGTCCGGGCGTCGTGGCCTTCAACCACACCGGATACCTCGATTTCACCTACGCCGGCATCCCCGCCTACCTGCAGGGGCGCCGGTATGTGCGGTTCATGGCCAAGAAAGAGGTCTTCGACAACAAGTACGGTGGCCCGATCATGCGGGCCCTCAAGCACATCCCGGTGGACCGCGAGCAGGGCGGCGAGAGCTACCGCACCGCCGTCGAGTACCTCAAGCGAGGCGAATTGGTGGGCGTCTACCCGGAGGCCACGATCAGCCGCAGCTTCGAGCTGAAGGCCTTCAAGTCGGGTGCGGCGCGGATGGCGCTGGAGGCCAACGCCCCGATCATCCCGACGGTGATCTGGGGCGCGCAGCGCGTGTGGACCAAAGGCCATCCCAAACGGCTGGGCCGGTCGAACTACAAGATCATGGTCGGCGTGGCCGAGCCGCTGGAACCGATCGGCGACGCCGACGCACTCACCGCGAAGCTCCACAAGGTGATGAGCGAGAAACTCCTCGAATTGCAGGACGCCTACGGCGAGCATCCCCAGGGCGAGTTCTGGGTGCCCGCGCGGCTCGGTGGTTCGGCACCGACGCTCGAGGAGGCGAACCGGCTCGACGCGCAGGAGAAGGCGGAGCGTGCCGCCAAGCGGGCCGCGCGGGAGGACGAGGGACGGTAG
- a CDS encoding MBL fold metallo-hydrolase, with amino-acid sequence MQITSIGHAGFHIQTAAGSILCDPWVNPTYFASWVPFPDNSELDWKALGQCDYLYVSHLHRDHFDERNLRENVSKDATVLLPDYPVPDLKRELEKLGFTKFVETVDSEKITVTGDKGSLDVMIIALRAPADGPIGDSGLIVSDGETVCFNMNDARPIDLDVIDEAFGRVDVHLLQYSGAIWYPMVYDIPRKSKANFAAQKRQRGMDRARSYIEQVGATWVVPSAGPPMFLDDDLFGLNDFGSIDAGSEASGSAPRWTADETSIFPDQETFLEQMRIHGTDDGEKHRGLMMVSGSVADFTGSTLNEVSHPFAPHDVFGENKRAYLEQMKEKFAPVIAADKATWAQAEGEPLIGQLRELFEPIMAASDLICDGIGYPVGLVMTPHSSGKETTEETEIVVIDFPNRIVREPKEGEGKYRYGFRIPTELVRTVLRDNEPDWVNTIFLSTRFTTWRIGGYNEYLYTFFKCLTDERIAYADGWFSEAHDDSASITKDGWEIQRRCPHLKADLGKFGVIEGEKLTCNLHGWQWDLPTGRCLTSKGHELRAERLGS; translated from the coding sequence GTGCAGATCACCAGCATCGGACATGCCGGCTTCCACATCCAGACCGCAGCCGGTTCCATCCTGTGCGATCCGTGGGTCAACCCCACCTACTTCGCGTCCTGGGTCCCGTTCCCCGACAATTCGGAGCTGGACTGGAAGGCCCTCGGGCAATGTGACTATCTGTACGTGTCGCATCTGCACCGCGATCACTTCGACGAGCGCAACCTGCGCGAGAACGTCAGCAAGGACGCCACCGTACTGCTCCCCGACTATCCGGTGCCCGACCTCAAGCGCGAGTTGGAGAAGCTCGGATTCACCAAGTTCGTGGAGACCGTCGACTCCGAGAAGATCACCGTCACCGGCGACAAGGGGTCGCTGGACGTGATGATCATCGCGTTGCGGGCTCCCGCCGACGGCCCGATCGGCGACTCCGGACTCATCGTCTCCGACGGGGAGACGGTGTGTTTCAACATGAACGACGCCCGGCCCATCGATCTCGACGTCATCGACGAGGCCTTCGGTCGCGTCGATGTCCATCTGCTGCAGTACTCGGGGGCCATCTGGTACCCGATGGTCTACGACATCCCGCGCAAGTCCAAGGCGAACTTCGCCGCGCAGAAGCGTCAGCGCGGCATGGACCGCGCACGTTCCTATATCGAGCAGGTCGGCGCCACCTGGGTGGTGCCGTCGGCCGGTCCGCCGATGTTCCTCGACGACGATCTGTTCGGGCTCAACGACTTCGGGTCCATCGACGCCGGGAGCGAAGCGAGCGGGTCGGCTCCTCGGTGGACGGCCGACGAGACGTCGATCTTCCCGGATCAGGAGACCTTCCTGGAGCAGATGCGTATCCACGGCACCGACGACGGCGAGAAGCACCGCGGCCTGATGATGGTGTCGGGTTCGGTCGCCGATTTCACCGGCTCGACTCTCAACGAGGTCAGCCATCCGTTCGCGCCGCATGACGTCTTCGGCGAGAACAAGCGCGCATATCTGGAGCAGATGAAGGAGAAATTCGCACCGGTGATCGCCGCCGACAAGGCGACATGGGCACAGGCCGAGGGCGAACCGCTGATCGGGCAGCTCCGGGAACTGTTCGAGCCGATCATGGCGGCCTCCGATCTCATCTGCGACGGCATCGGCTATCCGGTGGGCCTGGTGATGACTCCGCACAGTTCAGGCAAGGAGACCACCGAGGAGACCGAGATCGTGGTGATCGACTTCCCGAATCGGATCGTCCGCGAGCCGAAGGAGGGAGAAGGCAAGTACCGCTACGGTTTTCGCATCCCCACCGAGTTGGTCCGCACCGTGCTGCGCGACAACGAGCCGGATTGGGTGAACACCATCTTCCTGTCCACCCGGTTCACCACGTGGCGCATCGGTGGGTACAACGAGTACCTGTACACGTTCTTCAAGTGCCTCACCGACGAGCGCATCGCCTACGCCGACGGCTGGTTCTCCGAAGCGCATGACGACTCGGCGTCGATCACCAAGGATGGCTGGGAGATCCAGCGCCGCTGCCCGCACCTCAAGGCCGACCTCGGCAAGTTCGGCGTGATCGAGGGCGAGAAGCTGACCTGCAATCTCCATGGCTGGCAATGGGATCTGCCCACCGGACGCTGCCTGACGTCGAAGGGACATGAACTTCGCGCGGAGCGGCTCGGGTCGTGA
- a CDS encoding peroxidase-related enzyme (This protein belongs to a clade of uncharacterized proteins related to peroxidases such as the alkylhydroperoxidase AhpD.), translating into MTSTTPLRISRLRVPTDDELSPSVAAVFAQTEKQPGFIPNWLRGFALDEGHFERLNAYLFPLVQGDPAVPSSLTRREREILATVVSVRNGCAYCHALHVHELAEFLGDAWLAHRISLDHREVPELSDREQALIELALTVTDEPGGVSDAEIDALRGFGLSDADIFETVQITSVFNATNRISLALGLLPDPEIFDGDHAGAHT; encoded by the coding sequence ATGACATCGACCACTCCCCTGCGCATCTCCCGGCTGCGGGTCCCCACCGACGACGAGTTGTCGCCGTCGGTGGCCGCCGTCTTCGCCCAGACCGAGAAGCAACCCGGCTTCATCCCGAACTGGTTGCGCGGCTTCGCCCTCGACGAGGGACACTTCGAGCGTCTCAACGCCTACCTGTTCCCGCTGGTGCAAGGCGATCCCGCGGTGCCGAGCTCGCTGACGCGCCGTGAACGCGAGATCCTCGCGACCGTCGTCTCGGTTCGGAACGGCTGCGCCTACTGCCATGCGCTGCACGTCCACGAACTCGCCGAGTTCCTCGGCGACGCCTGGCTCGCGCACCGCATCTCCCTGGATCACCGTGAGGTACCGGAACTCTCGGATCGTGAGCAGGCACTCATCGAGCTGGCGCTCACCGTCACCGACGAGCCCGGCGGTGTGTCCGACGCCGAGATCGATGCCCTGCGCGGTTTCGGTCTCTCCGACGCCGACATCTTCGAAACCGTGCAGATCACCTCGGTCTTCAACGCCACCAACCGAATCTCGCTGGCGCTCGGGCTGTTACCGGACCCGGAGATCTTCGACGGTGATCACGCCGGCGCACACACCTGA
- a CDS encoding TetR/AcrR family transcriptional regulator, which produces MNFARSGSGRESRWRVVTAAERTYGGRSVSDRLAERRRRFLDAALAEFTGTGYAASSVTAICREAGLSRRQFYELFDDREDLLIALYDEIQGDARTAVAQALADNNSRDLHQLATTAMAAYMASVGNDPRRAEVSFVQIVGVSARVERHRLDGREEWVEFFVAAMAEFADREPSERQRHLAIAFVGALTGLVHRWSSADDPVPLAEVVAVLADILLAFTHI; this is translated from the coding sequence ATGAACTTCGCGCGGAGCGGCTCGGGTCGTGAATCGCGGTGGCGTGTCGTGACCGCCGCCGAACGCACCTACGGCGGCCGGTCGGTCAGCGACCGGCTGGCCGAGCGACGACGACGCTTTCTCGACGCCGCTCTCGCGGAATTCACCGGCACCGGTTATGCGGCGTCGTCGGTGACCGCGATCTGCCGGGAGGCCGGGCTGTCCCGACGGCAGTTCTACGAGCTGTTCGACGACCGCGAGGACCTGCTGATCGCGCTGTACGACGAGATCCAGGGCGACGCCCGGACCGCAGTGGCACAAGCGCTGGCAGACAACAATTCTCGTGATCTGCATCAGCTCGCGACCACCGCCATGGCCGCGTACATGGCGTCTGTGGGCAACGATCCGCGTCGCGCCGAGGTGTCCTTTGTGCAGATCGTCGGCGTGAGCGCCCGAGTCGAGCGACACCGCCTCGACGGCCGGGAGGAGTGGGTCGAGTTCTTTGTGGCCGCGATGGCCGAGTTCGCCGACCGGGAGCCGTCGGAGCGTCAGCGTCATCTCGCCATCGCCTTCGTGGGCGCGCTGACCGGTCTCGTGCATCGCTGGAGTTCGGCCGACGACCCGGTACCACTCGCCGAGGTCGTCGCGGTGCTCGCCGACATCCTGCTCGCCTTCACCCACATCTGA
- a CDS encoding lysophospholipid acyltransferase family protein gives MQSLTPAKRREPVFRALELIAHGLVRAQGLDLTFTGVQNIPSTGGAVLTINHTGYMDFLPAALGVYRAGRRTRFMIKSEVMDIAIMRFLVNHTSTVPVDRSEGAQAYTAAVDALRAGEIVAVYPEATISRSFELKAFKTGAVRMAAEARVPIVPAIVWGAHRQWTKTGKRNMGRSKLPVSVRFGLPLAIDSAVDPSAETARLRDAMSTMLHEVQDAYGEHPKGEFWVPARLGGSAPTPEEAAVIETEEAQRKAEERARKASSRKDAHR, from the coding sequence ATGCAGTCCCTGACCCCAGCGAAGCGGCGGGAGCCGGTGTTCCGGGCCCTGGAGCTGATCGCCCACGGGCTCGTTCGTGCGCAGGGCCTCGACCTCACATTCACGGGCGTCCAGAACATCCCGTCGACCGGCGGCGCCGTCCTCACCATCAACCACACCGGTTACATGGACTTCCTGCCCGCCGCGCTCGGCGTCTACCGGGCGGGGCGTCGAACCCGGTTCATGATCAAGTCCGAGGTCATGGACATTGCGATCATGCGGTTCCTGGTCAACCACACCTCGACGGTGCCGGTCGACCGGTCCGAGGGCGCGCAGGCCTACACCGCCGCCGTCGACGCGCTGCGTGCCGGTGAGATCGTCGCCGTCTATCCGGAGGCCACGATCAGCCGCAGCTTCGAGCTGAAGGCCTTCAAGACCGGCGCGGTGCGGATGGCCGCCGAGGCGCGGGTACCGATCGTGCCGGCCATCGTGTGGGGCGCGCACCGCCAGTGGACCAAGACGGGCAAGCGCAACATGGGCCGCAGCAAGCTGCCGGTGTCCGTGCGGTTCGGGTTGCCGCTCGCGATCGATTCCGCCGTCGATCCGTCCGCCGAGACCGCCCGGCTGCGCGACGCCATGAGCACGATGTTGCACGAGGTGCAGGACGCCTACGGCGAACATCCGAAGGGCGAGTTCTGGGTGCCCGCCCGGCTCGGCGGATCTGCGCCCACCCCCGAGGAGGCGGCGGTCATCGAAACCGAAGAGGCGCAACGTAAAGCGGAGGAGCGAGCACGAAAAGCGTCTTCCCGCAAGGATGCTCACCGATGA
- a CDS encoding HNH endonuclease: MEIEHLVEQLANHTCDDTTGPEAHTALQMVLRLRNVVEHHAAVLVARLTALGVAKRQGRTMRELLIVMGCAPAVASRLVRVAGNLALLPRLAGHTGDGTVSGEHADAVVRGMTHIATRNGEPLSDEQRQSMVTDLLAHTFSGATPSEITNRARALGNQLADASDVGLPAAEDRAINDFTVTVNEPKTGGDGRTIVRGDLDAVIGEKLHTLIDAFSTPRPEPDGTEDTRAPGRRRSDALERILDAAMTAADHGLLGGAPKQSILLTMPADADGRGVLSFTGPVSGATTSLLACDSTITDIIVNGDRVPLAVGQDDRLFGPKLRKALIVRDQCCIKCGAPAGWTHAHHITFYSHGGTTVLDNGCLLCPSCHTDVHHNGWDIVMGDDRHPWLIPPATVDPRRRPLPAYNRRTMRLDDIAA, from the coding sequence ATGGAAATCGAACACCTGGTCGAGCAGCTGGCCAACCACACCTGTGACGACACCACCGGACCCGAGGCCCACACCGCGTTGCAGATGGTGCTGCGGTTGCGCAACGTGGTCGAACACCACGCCGCAGTCCTGGTCGCGCGGCTGACCGCACTCGGCGTCGCCAAGAGACAGGGCCGCACCATGCGGGAGTTGCTGATCGTGATGGGCTGTGCCCCCGCCGTCGCATCACGGTTGGTACGTGTCGCCGGGAACCTGGCGCTCCTGCCGCGGCTGGCCGGACACACCGGCGACGGCACAGTGTCCGGCGAGCATGCCGACGCGGTGGTCCGCGGGATGACGCATATCGCCACCCGGAACGGGGAACCCCTGTCTGACGAGCAGCGTCAAAGTATGGTGACCGATCTGCTCGCCCACACCTTCTCCGGTGCCACGCCGTCGGAGATCACCAACCGCGCCCGCGCATTAGGCAATCAACTCGCCGACGCCTCCGACGTCGGGTTGCCTGCCGCGGAGGATCGTGCCATCAACGACTTCACCGTCACCGTCAACGAACCGAAAACCGGTGGGGATGGGCGCACCATCGTGCGCGGTGACCTCGACGCCGTCATCGGAGAGAAACTGCACACCCTCATCGACGCCTTCAGTACACCCCGACCCGAACCCGACGGCACCGAAGACACCCGCGCACCCGGACGACGCCGCTCCGATGCTTTGGAACGCATCCTCGACGCCGCCATGACCGCCGCCGACCACGGCCTCCTCGGTGGTGCCCCCAAACAATCCATCCTGCTGACCATGCCCGCCGACGCCGACGGCCGCGGTGTCCTCTCGTTCACCGGACCCGTGTCCGGGGCCACCACCAGCCTGCTCGCCTGCGACTCCACCATCACCGACATCATCGTCAACGGCGACCGCGTCCCCCTCGCCGTCGGCCAAGACGACCGACTATTTGGCCCGAAACTCAGAAAGGCCCTGATTGTGCGGGATCAGTGCTGCATCAAATGCGGCGCCCCCGCCGGCTGGACCCACGCCCACCACATCACGTTCTACTCCCACGGCGGCACAACCGTATTGGACAACGGATGCCTGCTCTGTCCGTCCTGTCACACCGACGTCCACCACAACGGCTGGGACATCGTCATGGGCGACGACCGACACCCCTGGCTCATCCCACCCGCCACCGTCGACCCCCGCAGAAGACCCCTCCCCGCCTACAACCGGCGCACCATGCGACTAGACGACATCGCCGCATGA
- a CDS encoding lipase family protein, whose translation MIVWLVVAATLISVGGVLEPIPAQAVPVRPALPFPVPPAIPEFDRSFYLPPQQVVASKKPGELIAARRVNLAALSVIPINVNAWQISYRSTNTRGEPIPAVATLLKPRGPARPGPSKLVSWQSAEDSTALYCTPSYVLQLASIPGQLSGSVDSQYEVLQITSLVGAGYSVVIPDHQGPQSAFAAGPLAGRITLDAIRGAQNFAPLGLKRDLRIGMMGYSGGAIATGWAAELAKSYAPELPIVGAAEGGVPANIRALVDLANNNAASGLIMAGIIGVSREYPELERFLQRHINPLGRALLTVKNPLCLTYQAALAPFVNIKGLINLPGDPLNYPTPRKVLGQLQMGKAVPDFPMFIYQSNPDWIAPVGPVNTLVRTYCADPGAQIQYTRDHFSEHITLAVEGFAPAIVWLGDRLDGKPARKGCSVSDQGSMALNPAGWRAFVNLVGNNLALLIGEQLGRIPRHP comes from the coding sequence ATGATCGTCTGGCTGGTCGTGGCTGCGACGCTGATCAGCGTCGGCGGTGTCTTGGAACCGATACCGGCGCAGGCGGTTCCGGTTCGGCCGGCACTCCCGTTCCCGGTGCCGCCTGCGATCCCCGAGTTCGACCGGTCCTTCTACCTGCCACCGCAACAGGTGGTGGCGTCCAAGAAGCCCGGTGAGCTGATCGCGGCCCGGCGCGTGAATCTTGCTGCACTGTCGGTGATCCCGATCAACGTCAACGCTTGGCAGATCTCCTATCGCTCCACCAACACCCGCGGCGAGCCGATTCCCGCCGTGGCCACCTTGCTGAAACCGCGCGGGCCGGCGCGACCCGGGCCGTCCAAGCTGGTGTCGTGGCAGTCGGCCGAGGACTCGACCGCCCTGTACTGCACGCCGTCCTACGTGCTGCAGCTGGCCTCTATCCCCGGTCAGCTCTCGGGGTCGGTGGATTCCCAGTACGAGGTCTTGCAGATCACCTCACTGGTGGGTGCTGGTTACTCCGTGGTCATCCCTGATCATCAGGGACCTCAATCCGCCTTCGCCGCAGGACCTCTTGCCGGCCGGATCACACTCGACGCAATCCGCGGTGCACAGAACTTCGCGCCGCTGGGACTCAAGCGGGATCTACGCATCGGCATGATGGGGTACTCGGGAGGCGCGATAGCCACCGGCTGGGCTGCGGAGCTCGCGAAGTCCTACGCACCCGAGCTGCCGATCGTCGGCGCCGCCGAAGGCGGTGTCCCGGCGAACATCCGGGCTCTGGTCGACCTCGCGAACAACAACGCGGCGTCCGGGCTCATCATGGCGGGGATCATCGGTGTCAGCCGGGAATACCCTGAGCTGGAACGCTTTCTGCAGCGCCACATCAACCCGCTCGGCCGTGCACTGCTGACGGTGAAGAACCCACTCTGCCTGACCTACCAGGCCGCACTCGCCCCGTTTGTCAACATCAAAGGGCTGATCAACCTCCCGGGCGACCCACTCAACTACCCGACTCCACGAAAGGTGCTGGGGCAGTTGCAGATGGGTAAGGCGGTGCCCGACTTCCCCATGTTCATCTATCAGTCGAATCCCGACTGGATCGCCCCGGTCGGCCCGGTGAACACCTTGGTACGCACCTACTGCGCCGACCCCGGCGCGCAAATCCAGTACACCCGCGATCACTTCAGTGAACACATCACGCTGGCCGTCGAAGGTTTCGCACCCGCCATCGTGTGGCTCGGCGATCGTTTGGACGGGAAACCGGCCCGCAAGGGATGTTCTGTCTCCGACCAGGGATCGATGGCCCTCAACCCGGCAGGCTGGCGTGCGTTCGTGAACCTGGTGGGCAACAATCTGGCGCTGCTGATCGGCGAACAGCTGGGACGTATTCCGCGGCACCCGTAG
- a CDS encoding Cof-type HAD-IIB family hydrolase, protein MTFGPPTLIASDVDGTLIDDENRVSPRTLAVLGAARSANVEFVLATGRPPRWIAEITDQFDGTDAYVRYAVCANGAILYDAHNDRILASSTLSSDVLAKLGDLAYQLIPGCGIAAERVGQSAHDAATAPFVASSGYQHAWLNPDHVEVGDDEVFAEPAVKLLVRSPGMASGEMAARLEPAVADLAQITFSTDNGLIELSVPDTHKASGLEKLAALADLRTDAVIAFGDMPNDAEMLTWADHGVAMGHAHAAAISAADEVTIGNNEDGVARVLERWFG, encoded by the coding sequence ATGACCTTCGGACCGCCCACGCTCATCGCGAGTGACGTCGACGGCACGCTCATCGACGACGAGAACCGCGTCTCGCCACGCACTCTGGCGGTGCTCGGTGCCGCACGGTCGGCGAACGTCGAATTCGTCCTGGCCACCGGCCGCCCGCCGCGGTGGATCGCCGAGATCACCGACCAGTTCGACGGCACCGACGCGTACGTTCGATATGCGGTGTGCGCCAACGGCGCCATTCTCTACGACGCGCACAACGATCGCATCCTCGCCTCGTCCACCCTGTCGTCGGATGTGCTGGCTAAACTGGGCGACCTTGCCTACCAACTCATCCCGGGGTGCGGTATCGCCGCCGAACGCGTCGGACAGTCGGCGCACGACGCGGCGACCGCGCCCTTCGTGGCCAGCTCGGGCTACCAGCACGCCTGGCTCAACCCCGACCACGTGGAGGTCGGCGACGACGAGGTCTTCGCCGAACCCGCCGTCAAGCTGCTCGTCCGTTCGCCCGGGATGGCCAGCGGCGAGATGGCCGCCCGCCTCGAACCCGCTGTCGCCGACCTCGCGCAGATCACCTTTTCCACCGACAACGGCCTCATCGAACTGTCCGTCCCGGATACCCACAAGGCGTCGGGACTGGAAAAGCTTGCCGCGCTTGCGGATCTGCGTACCGACGCGGTGATCGCCTTCGGCGACATGCCCAACGACGCCGAGATGCTCACCTGGGCCGACCACGGTGTCGCGATGGGACACGCGCACGCCGCGGCGATCTCGGCGGCCGACGAGGTGACCATCGGCAACAACGAGGACGGGGTGGCGCGGGTGTTGGAGCGGTGGTTCGGCTAG